A region from the Plutella xylostella chromosome 8, ilPluXylo3.1, whole genome shotgun sequence genome encodes:
- the LOC105392024 gene encoding cyclin-dependent kinase 12 isoform X1, which translates to MERSYEKRHGKHHKEKHKKRLHKKHRSSSGTHDQSYATANSHKPLVEYSDVSSEDLSAPEAGEIESEASSISRHIADDLDRTRKSHPIRTFVDDKTISVTTKSRRAADEYALTRDSCSAAARRSRGLEYAEPEPDFDERSRHKKKKDKRKKDKKKKRKKSSKSHRSRSASLESLSPDDNLPVGSPVAAVPQKYDQVPVSEWEKPSSPLRNGSCSPVSPSTPPLQRERPASPRHRTISLHREPVHVPYSPPHRERSPGLRRRKSTTPHTPSAPPVVYHETVTIDSDNEYERDRHRDYWPDHRVASPIMVISDSPVDGRERDWSPRRARRRASPRRRHRSRDRHREVKHEHRSHSRNSLKRRRSSSRGRRRGSSPSPPRHRARHRDETRYSRTKHESPSPPSTSALQRKIDFKEKISDTSLFAELVKDKHKRAKKLQEILNQKEEESQGALSSTTSVNNPDVLTIDELSNATADSSTQSKENGSKETIAEMSDIPMPSAESEQSEPPPVNNHAANEAQPARSPSPPSAPPLPSPPPPPASVVEGVYLQNQQPPPPKPRSLTKLPMPPNTQVEDLKSLANDTSPLSTPSPSPVKKPKRTGIMNLPMPPVIPGSEELSGDELDGSTPPPASRRDQYSHVFSSRQGARGDPNAAGSKLKRPRILKRRGSKVVPVATPTHHAKDWGEKCVDGFQVITQIGEGTYGQVYKARDKNTNQLVALKKVRLENEKEGFPITAVREIKILRQLNHKNIVNLREIVTDKQDALDFRKDKGSFYLVFEYMDHDLMGLLESKMVDFTESHNASIMRQLLDGLAYCHRKNFLHRDIKCSNILMNNKGEVKLGDFGLARLWSAEDRARPYTNKVITLWYRPPELLLGEERYGPAVDVWSMGCILGELFLKHPVFQANVEMMQLEMISRVCGTPVPGVWPNVVNLPLWHTLRPKRFHKRCVREHFAFMPAPALNLLDRMLELDPDKRITAEEALKSPWLKNVVPDHMTAPELPTWQDCHELWSKQRRRQQREAEQQPKAKNANYSFGGAPYDQDKMDAKSDSNSQDAPYKTETAFKQDTQEAVQQVK; encoded by the exons ATGGAGCGGAGCTACGAGAAGCGCCACGGCAAGCATCACAAGGAGAAGCACAAGAAGCGTCTGCACAAGAAGCACCGCAGCTCCAGCGGTACTCACGACCAATCCTATGCTACTGCCAATTCCCACAAGCCTCTAGTCGAGTACTCGGATGTCTCCTCCGAGGATCTATCCGCCCCGGAGGCGGGCGAGATCGAGAGCGAGGCCAGCAGCATCAGCCGCCACATTGCCGACGACCTCGACCGCACGAGGAAGTCCCACCCTATCCGCACCTTCGTCGACGACAAGACGATATCAGTCACGACGAAAAGCCGTCGCGCTGCCGACGAGTATGCTCTCACACGTGATTCTTGTTCAGcagcggcgcggcgctcgcgCGGGCTAGAGTACGCGGAGCCCGAGCCCGACTTCGACGAGCGCTCGAGACACAAGAAAAAGAAGGATAAGAGGAAGAAGGATAAAAAAAAGAAGAGGAAAAAGTCCTCCAAGTCTCACCGCTCGAGGTCGGCCAGCTTGGAGAGCCTGTCTCCGGATGACAACCTGCCCGTGGGCAGTCCTGTGGCTGCTGTGCCACAGAAGTATGATCAAGTGCCTGTGAGTGAATGGGAGAAGCCGTCATCTCCTCTGCGCAATGGATCATGCTCGCCGGTGTCCCCATCCACGCCGCCGCTGCAGCGGGAGCGCCCGGCCTCGCCGCGACACCGGACCATCTCCCTTCACCGGGAGCCGGTCCATGTTCCGTATTCCCCTCCACACAGGGAGCGATCCCCCGGACTAAG AAGAAGGAAGTCGACGACGCCGCACACGCCGTCAGCGCCGCCCGTGGTGTACCACGAGACCGTGACCATAGACTCCGACAATGAGTACGAGAGAGACAGGCACAGGGACTACTGGCCGGACCACAGGGTCGCCTCGCCTATTATGGTCATTTCTG ATTCCCCAGTGGATGGTCGCGAGCGCGACTGGTCGCctcgccgcgcgcgccgccgcgccagcccgcgccgccgccaccgcagCCGCGACCGACACCGGGAGGTCAAGCATGAGCATCG GTCACACAGTCGCAACTCGCTCAAGCGACGTCGCTCGTCGtcgcgcgggcggcggcgcgggtcgtcgccgtcgccgccgcgccaCCGCGCCAGACATCGGGACGAGACTAGGTACAG TAGAACAAAGCACGAGTCGCCGAGCCCGCCGTCTACGTCGGCGCTGCAGCGCAAGATCGACTTCAAGGAGAAGATCAGCGACACCAGCCTGTTCGCCGAGCTCGTCAAGGACAAGCATAAGAGGGCTAAG AAACTGCAAGAGATCCTGAACCAGAAGGAGGAGGAGTCTCAGGGCGCGCTGTCGTCCACCACGTCCGTCAACAACCCCGACGTGCTCACCATCGACGAGCTGTCCAACGCCACCGCCGACAGCTCTACGCAG TCGAAAGAGAACGGGTCTAAGGAGACGATAGCGGAGATGTCTGATATCCCGATGCCGAGCGCGGAGAGCGAGCAGTCCGAGCCGCCGCCCGTCAACAACCACGCCGCCAATGAG GCTCAACCTGCCCGCTCGCCGTCGCCCCCTagcgcgccgccgctgccgtcgccgccgccgccgcccgcctccGTG GTGGAGGGCGTGTACCTGCAGAAccagcagccgccgccgcccaagCCGCGCAGCCTCACCAAGCTGCCGATGCCGCCTAATACTCAG GTGGAAGATCTGAAGTCATTAGCCAATGACACGAGTCCGCTCAGTACCCCCTCACCTAGTCCTGTAAAGAAGCCCAAGAGAACTGGAATTATGAACCTACCTATGCCCCCTG TGATCCCCGGCTCGGAGGAGCTGAGCGGCGACGAGCTGGACGGCtccacgccgccgcccgcgtCCCGCCGCGACCAGTACTCGCACGTGTTCAGCTCGCGCCAGGGCGCCCGCGGCGACCCCAATGCC GCCGGCTCCAAGCTGAAGAGGCCGCGCATCCTAAAGCGGCGCGGCTCGAAGGTGGTGCCGGTGGCCACGCCCACGCACCACGCCAAGGACTGGGGCGAGAAGTGCGTCGACGGCTTCCAG GTTATAACCCAAATCGGCGAGGGCACGTACGGGCAGGTTTACAAAGCCAGAGACAAGAACACCAACCAGCTGGTGGCGCTCAAGAAGGTCCGTCTCGAGAACGAGAAGGAGGGCTTCCCCATCACCGCCGTGCGCGAGATCAAGATCCTCAGGCAGCTGAATCATAAGAATATAGTGAATTTGAGGGAGATTGTCACGGATAAGCAGGACGCGCTTGACTTTAGGAAG GACAAAGGCTCGTTCTACCTCGTGTTCGAGTACATGGACCACGACCTGATGGGCCTGCTGGAGTCCAAGATGGTGGACTTCACGGAGAGCCACAACGCGTCCATCATGCGCCAGCTGCTGGACGGGCTCGCCTACTGCCACCGGAAGAACTTCCTGCATCGGGACATCAAGTGCAGCAATATATTGATGAATAATAA AGGAGAAGTGAAGCTCGGCGACTTCGGTCTAGCCCGACTCTGGTCAGCAGAAGACCGGGCGCGGCCGTACACCAACAAGGTGATCACGCTGTGGTACCGGCCGCCGGAGCTGCTGCTGGGCGAGGAGCGGTACGGGCCGGCTGTGGACGTGTGGTCCATGGGATGTATACTGGGAGAGCTGTTCTTGAAGCATCCCGTGTTCCAG GCCAACGTAGAAATGATGCAACTGGAGATGATATCGCGCGTGTGCGGCACCCCGGTCCCGGGCGTGTGGCCCAACGTGGTGAACCTGCCTCTGTGGCACACCTTACGGCCTAAACGCTTCCACAAGCGCTGCGTCCGAGAACACTTCGCATTCATGCCCGCCCCCGCACTGAATCTACTGGACAGGATGCTAGAACTAGACCCCGATAAGAGGATAACGGCGGAAGAGGCGCTCAAGAGCCCCTGGCTGAAGAATGTCGTGCCCGATCA TATGACGGCTCCGGAGCTGCCGACGTGGCAGGACTGCCACGAGCTGTGGTCGAAGCAGCGGCGCCGCCAGCAGCGCGAGGCGGAGCAGCAGCCCAAGGCCAAGAACGCAAACTACTCCTTCGGCGGCGCGCCCTACGACCAGGACAAAATGGACGCCAAGAGCGACTCCAACTCACAGGACGCCCCCTACAAGACAGAAACAGCCTTCAAACAGGACACCCAGGAGGCCGTCCAACAAGTGAAATAA
- the LOC105392024 gene encoding cyclin-dependent kinase 12 isoform X2 codes for MERSYEKRHGKHHKEKHKKRLHKKHRSSSGTHDQSYATANSHKPLVEYSDVSSEDLSAPEAGEIESEASSISRHIADDLDRTRKSHPIRTFVDDKTISVTTKSRRAADEYALTRDSCSAAARRSRGLEYAEPEPDFDERSRHKKKKDKRKKDKKKKRKKSSKSHRSRSASLESLSPDDNLPVGSPVAAVPQKYDQVPVSEWEKPSSPLRNGSCSPVSPSTPPLQRERPASPRHRTISLHREPVHVPYSPPHRERSPGLRRRKSTTPHTPSAPPVVYHETVTIDSDNEYERDRHRDYWPDHRVASPIMVISDSPVDGRERDWSPRRARRRASPRRRHRSRDRHREVKHEHRSHSRNSLKRRRSSSRGRRRGSSPSPPRHRARHRDETRYSRTKHESPSPPSTSALQRKIDFKEKISDTSLFAELVKDKHKRAKKLQEILNQKEEESQGALSSTTSVNNPDVLTIDELSNATADSSTQSKENGSKETIAEMSDIPMPSAESEQSEPPPVNNHAANEAQPARSPSPPSAPPLPSPPPPPASVVEGVYLQNQQPPPPKPRSLTKLPMPPNTQVEDLKSLANDTSPLSTPSPSPVKKPKRTGIMNLPMPPVIPGSEELSGDELDGSTPPPASRRDQYSHVFSSRQGARGDPNAAGSKLKRPRILKRRGSKVVPVATPTHHAKDWGEKCVDGFQVITQIGEGTYGQVYKARDKNTNQLVALKKVRLENEKEGFPITAVREIKILRQLNHKNIVNLREIVTDKQDALDFRKDKGSFYLVFEYMDHDLMGLLESKMVDFTESHNASIMRQLLDGLAYCHRKNFLHRDIKCSNILMNNKGEVKLGDFGLARLWSAEDRARPYTNKVITLWYRPPELLLGEERYGPAVDVWSMGCILGELFLKHPVFQANVEMMQLEMISRVCGTPVPGVWPNVVNLPLWHTLRPKRFHKRCVREHFAFMPAPALNLLDRMLELDPDKRITAEEALKSPWLKNVVPDHMTAPELPTWQDCHELWSKQRRRQQREAEQQPKAKNANYSFGGAPYDQDKMDAKSDSNSQDAPYKTETAFKQDTQEAVQQVK; via the exons ATGGAGCGGAGCTACGAGAAGCGCCACGGCAAGCATCACAAGGAGAAGCACAAGAAGCGTCTGCACAAGAAGCACCGCAGCTCCAGCGGTACTCACGACCAATCCTATGCTACTGCCAATTCCCACAAGCCTCTAGTCGAGTACTCGGATGTCTCCTCCGAGGATCTATCCGCCCCGGAGGCGGGCGAGATCGAGAGCGAGGCCAGCAGCATCAGCCGCCACATTGCCGACGACCTCGACCGCACGAGGAAGTCCCACCCTATCCGCACCTTCGTCGACGACAAGACGATATCAGTCACGACGAAAAGCCGTCGCGCTGCCGACGAGTATGCTCTCACACGTGATTCTTGTTCAGcagcggcgcggcgctcgcgCGGGCTAGAGTACGCGGAGCCCGAGCCCGACTTCGACGAGCGCTCGAGACACAAGAAAAAGAAGGATAAGAGGAAGAAGGATAAAAAAAAGAAGAGGAAAAAGTCCTCCAAGTCTCACCGCTCGAGGTCGGCCAGCTTGGAGAGCCTGTCTCCGGATGACAACCTGCCCGTGGGCAGTCCTGTGGCTGCTGTGCCACAGAAGTATGATCAAGTGCCTGTGAGTGAATGGGAGAAGCCGTCATCTCCTCTGCGCAATGGATCATGCTCGCCGGTGTCCCCATCCACGCCGCCGCTGCAGCGGGAGCGCCCGGCCTCGCCGCGACACCGGACCATCTCCCTTCACCGGGAGCCGGTCCATGTTCCGTATTCCCCTCCACACAGGGAGCGATCCCCCGGACTAAG AAGAAGGAAGTCGACGACGCCGCACACGCCGTCAGCGCCGCCCGTGGTGTACCACGAGACCGTGACCATAGACTCCGACAATGAGTACGAGAGAGACAGGCACAGGGACTACTGGCCGGACCACAGGGTCGCCTCGCCTATTATGGTCATTTCTG ATTCCCCAGTGGATGGTCGCGAGCGCGACTGGTCGCctcgccgcgcgcgccgccgcgccagcccgcgccgccgccaccgcagCCGCGACCGACACCGGGAGGTCAAGCATGAGCATCG GTCACACAGTCGCAACTCGCTCAAGCGACGTCGCTCGTCGtcgcgcgggcggcggcgcgggtcgtcgccgtcgccgccgcgccaCCGCGCCAGACATCGGGACGAGACTAGGTACAG TAGAACAAAGCACGAGTCGCCGAGCCCGCCGTCTACGTCGGCGCTGCAGCGCAAGATCGACTTCAAGGAGAAGATCAGCGACACCAGCCTGTTCGCCGAGCTCGTCAAGGACAAGCATAAGAGGGCTAAG AAACTGCAAGAGATCCTGAACCAGAAGGAGGAGGAGTCTCAGGGCGCGCTGTCGTCCACCACGTCCGTCAACAACCCCGACGTGCTCACCATCGACGAGCTGTCCAACGCCACCGCCGACAGCTCTACGCAG TCGAAAGAGAACGGGTCTAAGGAGACGATAGCGGAGATGTCTGATATCCCGATGCCGAGCGCGGAGAGCGAGCAGTCCGAGCCGCCGCCCGTCAACAACCACGCCGCCAATGAG GCTCAACCTGCCCGCTCGCCGTCGCCCCCTagcgcgccgccgctgccgtcgccgccgccgccgcccgcctccGTGGTGGAGGGCGTGTACCTGCAGAAccagcagccgccgccgcccaagCCGCGCAGTTTAACCAAGCTGCCTATGCCGCCTAATACTCAG GTGGAAGATCTGAAGTCATTAGCCAATGACACGAGTCCGCTCAGTACCCCCTCACCTAGTCCTGTAAAGAAGCCCAAGAGAACTGGAATTATGAACCTACCTATGCCCCCTG TGATCCCCGGCTCGGAGGAGCTGAGCGGCGACGAGCTGGACGGCtccacgccgccgcccgcgtCCCGCCGCGACCAGTACTCGCACGTGTTCAGCTCGCGCCAGGGCGCCCGCGGCGACCCCAATGCC GCCGGCTCCAAGCTGAAGAGGCCGCGCATCCTAAAGCGGCGCGGCTCGAAGGTGGTGCCGGTGGCCACGCCCACGCACCACGCCAAGGACTGGGGCGAGAAGTGCGTCGACGGCTTCCAG GTTATAACCCAAATCGGCGAGGGCACGTACGGGCAGGTTTACAAAGCCAGAGACAAGAACACCAACCAGCTGGTGGCGCTCAAGAAGGTCCGTCTCGAGAACGAGAAGGAGGGCTTCCCCATCACCGCCGTGCGCGAGATCAAGATCCTCAGGCAGCTGAATCATAAGAATATAGTGAATTTGAGGGAGATTGTCACGGATAAGCAGGACGCGCTTGACTTTAGGAAG GACAAAGGCTCGTTCTACCTCGTGTTCGAGTACATGGACCACGACCTGATGGGCCTGCTGGAGTCCAAGATGGTGGACTTCACGGAGAGCCACAACGCGTCCATCATGCGCCAGCTGCTGGACGGGCTCGCCTACTGCCACCGGAAGAACTTCCTGCATCGGGACATCAAGTGCAGCAATATATTGATGAATAATAA AGGAGAAGTGAAGCTCGGCGACTTCGGTCTAGCCCGACTCTGGTCAGCAGAAGACCGGGCGCGGCCGTACACCAACAAGGTGATCACGCTGTGGTACCGGCCGCCGGAGCTGCTGCTGGGCGAGGAGCGGTACGGGCCGGCTGTGGACGTGTGGTCCATGGGATGTATACTGGGAGAGCTGTTCTTGAAGCATCCCGTGTTCCAG GCCAACGTAGAAATGATGCAACTGGAGATGATATCGCGCGTGTGCGGCACCCCGGTCCCGGGCGTGTGGCCCAACGTGGTGAACCTGCCTCTGTGGCACACCTTACGGCCTAAACGCTTCCACAAGCGCTGCGTCCGAGAACACTTCGCATTCATGCCCGCCCCCGCACTGAATCTACTGGACAGGATGCTAGAACTAGACCCCGATAAGAGGATAACGGCGGAAGAGGCGCTCAAGAGCCCCTGGCTGAAGAATGTCGTGCCCGATCA TATGACGGCTCCGGAGCTGCCGACGTGGCAGGACTGCCACGAGCTGTGGTCGAAGCAGCGGCGCCGCCAGCAGCGCGAGGCGGAGCAGCAGCCCAAGGCCAAGAACGCAAACTACTCCTTCGGCGGCGCGCCCTACGACCAGGACAAAATGGACGCCAAGAGCGACTCCAACTCACAGGACGCCCCCTACAAGACAGAAACAGCCTTCAAACAGGACACCCAGGAGGCCGTCCAACAAGTGAAATAA
- the LOC105392024 gene encoding cyclin-dependent kinase 12 isoform X3, translating into MERSYEKRHGKHHKEKHKKRLHKKHRSSSGTHDQSYATANSHKPLVEYSDVSSEDLSAPEAGEIESEASSISRHIADDLDRTRKSHPIRTFVDDKTISVTTKSRRAADEYALTRDSCSAAARRSRGLEYAEPEPDFDERSRHKKKKDKRKKDKKKKRKKSSKSHRSRSASLESLSPDDNLPVGSPVAAVPQKYDQVPVSEWEKPSSPLRNGSCSPVSPSTPPLQRERPASPRHRTISLHREPVHVPYSPPHRERSPGLRRRKSTTPHTPSAPPVVYHETVTIDSDNEYERDRHRDYWPDHRVASPIMVISDSPVDGRERDWSPRRARRRASPRRRHRSRDRHREVKHEHRSHSRNSLKRRRSSSRGRRRGSSPSPPRHRARHRDETRYRTKHESPSPPSTSALQRKIDFKEKISDTSLFAELVKDKHKRAKKLQEILNQKEEESQGALSSTTSVNNPDVLTIDELSNATADSSTQSKENGSKETIAEMSDIPMPSAESEQSEPPPVNNHAANEAQPARSPSPPSAPPLPSPPPPPASVVEGVYLQNQQPPPPKPRSLTKLPMPPNTQVEDLKSLANDTSPLSTPSPSPVKKPKRTGIMNLPMPPVIPGSEELSGDELDGSTPPPASRRDQYSHVFSSRQGARGDPNAAGSKLKRPRILKRRGSKVVPVATPTHHAKDWGEKCVDGFQVITQIGEGTYGQVYKARDKNTNQLVALKKVRLENEKEGFPITAVREIKILRQLNHKNIVNLREIVTDKQDALDFRKDKGSFYLVFEYMDHDLMGLLESKMVDFTESHNASIMRQLLDGLAYCHRKNFLHRDIKCSNILMNNKGEVKLGDFGLARLWSAEDRARPYTNKVITLWYRPPELLLGEERYGPAVDVWSMGCILGELFLKHPVFQANVEMMQLEMISRVCGTPVPGVWPNVVNLPLWHTLRPKRFHKRCVREHFAFMPAPALNLLDRMLELDPDKRITAEEALKSPWLKNVVPDHMTAPELPTWQDCHELWSKQRRRQQREAEQQPKAKNANYSFGGAPYDQDKMDAKSDSNSQDAPYKTETAFKQDTQEAVQQVK; encoded by the exons ATGGAGCGGAGCTACGAGAAGCGCCACGGCAAGCATCACAAGGAGAAGCACAAGAAGCGTCTGCACAAGAAGCACCGCAGCTCCAGCGGTACTCACGACCAATCCTATGCTACTGCCAATTCCCACAAGCCTCTAGTCGAGTACTCGGATGTCTCCTCCGAGGATCTATCCGCCCCGGAGGCGGGCGAGATCGAGAGCGAGGCCAGCAGCATCAGCCGCCACATTGCCGACGACCTCGACCGCACGAGGAAGTCCCACCCTATCCGCACCTTCGTCGACGACAAGACGATATCAGTCACGACGAAAAGCCGTCGCGCTGCCGACGAGTATGCTCTCACACGTGATTCTTGTTCAGcagcggcgcggcgctcgcgCGGGCTAGAGTACGCGGAGCCCGAGCCCGACTTCGACGAGCGCTCGAGACACAAGAAAAAGAAGGATAAGAGGAAGAAGGATAAAAAAAAGAAGAGGAAAAAGTCCTCCAAGTCTCACCGCTCGAGGTCGGCCAGCTTGGAGAGCCTGTCTCCGGATGACAACCTGCCCGTGGGCAGTCCTGTGGCTGCTGTGCCACAGAAGTATGATCAAGTGCCTGTGAGTGAATGGGAGAAGCCGTCATCTCCTCTGCGCAATGGATCATGCTCGCCGGTGTCCCCATCCACGCCGCCGCTGCAGCGGGAGCGCCCGGCCTCGCCGCGACACCGGACCATCTCCCTTCACCGGGAGCCGGTCCATGTTCCGTATTCCCCTCCACACAGGGAGCGATCCCCCGGACTAAG AAGAAGGAAGTCGACGACGCCGCACACGCCGTCAGCGCCGCCCGTGGTGTACCACGAGACCGTGACCATAGACTCCGACAATGAGTACGAGAGAGACAGGCACAGGGACTACTGGCCGGACCACAGGGTCGCCTCGCCTATTATGGTCATTTCTG ATTCCCCAGTGGATGGTCGCGAGCGCGACTGGTCGCctcgccgcgcgcgccgccgcgccagcccgcgccgccgccaccgcagCCGCGACCGACACCGGGAGGTCAAGCATGAGCATCG GTCACACAGTCGCAACTCGCTCAAGCGACGTCGCTCGTCGtcgcgcgggcggcggcgcgggtcgtcgccgtcgccgccgcgccaCCGCGCCAGACATCGGGACGAGACTAGGTACAG AACAAAGCACGAGTCGCCGAGCCCGCCGTCTACGTCGGCGCTGCAGCGCAAGATCGACTTCAAGGAGAAGATCAGCGACACCAGCCTGTTCGCCGAGCTCGTCAAGGACAAGCATAAGAGGGCTAAG AAACTGCAAGAGATCCTGAACCAGAAGGAGGAGGAGTCTCAGGGCGCGCTGTCGTCCACCACGTCCGTCAACAACCCCGACGTGCTCACCATCGACGAGCTGTCCAACGCCACCGCCGACAGCTCTACGCAG TCGAAAGAGAACGGGTCTAAGGAGACGATAGCGGAGATGTCTGATATCCCGATGCCGAGCGCGGAGAGCGAGCAGTCCGAGCCGCCGCCCGTCAACAACCACGCCGCCAATGAG GCTCAACCTGCCCGCTCGCCGTCGCCCCCTagcgcgccgccgctgccgtcgccgccgccgccgcccgcctccGTG GTGGAGGGCGTGTACCTGCAGAAccagcagccgccgccgcccaagCCGCGCAGCCTCACCAAGCTGCCGATGCCGCCTAATACTCAG GTGGAAGATCTGAAGTCATTAGCCAATGACACGAGTCCGCTCAGTACCCCCTCACCTAGTCCTGTAAAGAAGCCCAAGAGAACTGGAATTATGAACCTACCTATGCCCCCTG TGATCCCCGGCTCGGAGGAGCTGAGCGGCGACGAGCTGGACGGCtccacgccgccgcccgcgtCCCGCCGCGACCAGTACTCGCACGTGTTCAGCTCGCGCCAGGGCGCCCGCGGCGACCCCAATGCC GCCGGCTCCAAGCTGAAGAGGCCGCGCATCCTAAAGCGGCGCGGCTCGAAGGTGGTGCCGGTGGCCACGCCCACGCACCACGCCAAGGACTGGGGCGAGAAGTGCGTCGACGGCTTCCAG GTTATAACCCAAATCGGCGAGGGCACGTACGGGCAGGTTTACAAAGCCAGAGACAAGAACACCAACCAGCTGGTGGCGCTCAAGAAGGTCCGTCTCGAGAACGAGAAGGAGGGCTTCCCCATCACCGCCGTGCGCGAGATCAAGATCCTCAGGCAGCTGAATCATAAGAATATAGTGAATTTGAGGGAGATTGTCACGGATAAGCAGGACGCGCTTGACTTTAGGAAG GACAAAGGCTCGTTCTACCTCGTGTTCGAGTACATGGACCACGACCTGATGGGCCTGCTGGAGTCCAAGATGGTGGACTTCACGGAGAGCCACAACGCGTCCATCATGCGCCAGCTGCTGGACGGGCTCGCCTACTGCCACCGGAAGAACTTCCTGCATCGGGACATCAAGTGCAGCAATATATTGATGAATAATAA AGGAGAAGTGAAGCTCGGCGACTTCGGTCTAGCCCGACTCTGGTCAGCAGAAGACCGGGCGCGGCCGTACACCAACAAGGTGATCACGCTGTGGTACCGGCCGCCGGAGCTGCTGCTGGGCGAGGAGCGGTACGGGCCGGCTGTGGACGTGTGGTCCATGGGATGTATACTGGGAGAGCTGTTCTTGAAGCATCCCGTGTTCCAG GCCAACGTAGAAATGATGCAACTGGAGATGATATCGCGCGTGTGCGGCACCCCGGTCCCGGGCGTGTGGCCCAACGTGGTGAACCTGCCTCTGTGGCACACCTTACGGCCTAAACGCTTCCACAAGCGCTGCGTCCGAGAACACTTCGCATTCATGCCCGCCCCCGCACTGAATCTACTGGACAGGATGCTAGAACTAGACCCCGATAAGAGGATAACGGCGGAAGAGGCGCTCAAGAGCCCCTGGCTGAAGAATGTCGTGCCCGATCA TATGACGGCTCCGGAGCTGCCGACGTGGCAGGACTGCCACGAGCTGTGGTCGAAGCAGCGGCGCCGCCAGCAGCGCGAGGCGGAGCAGCAGCCCAAGGCCAAGAACGCAAACTACTCCTTCGGCGGCGCGCCCTACGACCAGGACAAAATGGACGCCAAGAGCGACTCCAACTCACAGGACGCCCCCTACAAGACAGAAACAGCCTTCAAACAGGACACCCAGGAGGCCGTCCAACAAGTGAAATAA